DNA sequence from the Anguilla anguilla isolate fAngAng1 chromosome 4, fAngAng1.pri, whole genome shotgun sequence genome:
TTCTGTATGTTTATCTGctgtttttacatatttttattcagatcATGATATTTAAGGCAATTACGCTTGCTTGTTGGCCTACTATTACTccataaatattacaaaacaataGTTTTATATGTGGCCAGTTTATTGTTATCTCTGTATTATTAActatttgcattttgtatttttatctttctgCATGATTACTGTCTCTTAGAGAACAAGTTGCAACTTTAAAGAAATCAATATGAAAACCTAGGCTGATATGGGGAATCAATGGTTTCatccaagcggccaaaaccagacttcgtttttgaagctcatttcctggtcttgttgttcctggttgctcactagcgccactacggttggctccagtataggtgttttcatattgGGTTTCCATATAAGACTGCgctcaaaatacaaagtcagtaattttttctcatgaggacaaatagtcacaatatgtgtattgtattcgtcttatgactgtccatgggtcgatttcatgatttattgtgtcatttgggcactgttataatatttgttgtggaccaatgacgtacagtttgcgtcacttcctgattactgcggtgGATTACGCTACAGTaagggctacagtctatggtcactggggtgggaggtggcgcctcttggccttgacattgcggctccgaccacggtccacctgtgcgaagtcagaaaattcaggcatcccatttcgtagtgatttcattatggcgtgtgctatttacagctgcactagacgaccataaaataattctCCTCTTaggtttttcggtagccgagtcatttttactatttcctttagcctacttaaccaaataattagttggcagaaagcgtaatcagcttgctatatttggtagtccagtagcgtATGCTAAAatagttcgcaacttcggctaccaagccatttgactagctagctaaccctaaactgcaaatattcaatctgccaaacgtgtttgacggcttgtcagtcgtgtacattccgtaaatgtctacctgggtcatgcttcacgcatgtgacaaagctactataatcccgattttgggataaataCTGCAACATTTtgagtttcacgaagcgaattaagagtcttaaggtttatttgctgaatagcatacaacacacgatgaaatttcacacacagaatttaacgaaattaaccatctttgtaagactggcatttagaaaggaacatgtttttagcatttaagagaccgacaagagcatttaagacagtggttctcagaatcggtcctgtgggctccttgcgtatattggcttttctccattggttttgataataaaaataaaagtaataataattagaaattcaatgtaggctaggcctacattatttttgtcttcatgcaccaggtggaaaacttgctgtacaaagcgcgttgtcatatttacacgcctacagatcagttattaatatacttggtagatttgctcatcaccgctgacagtgttaatttttattcggtagaaagtgacttgcgaacgatcggtcagctagcctcacccagcaagtgaacaccacaaacgacGATGGAGTAggtagtagcagttactggctcattaactgactgtggcgaaaacctacgacgataacttgctcggttaacagcaggtctaccagacagttacaCGAAAatgagcctagtcaaatcaccagtagcctacacatctctgattgattgaccatcagtgtagtcaatgttcttcccctgtggttcatattgctaatgcgtgaactaaccacggatagcctacctagctcactggcaagctgatatgctagctaagcatattcgttttgctgagaaacataaattgaagataactgaacataattgtatttttaatgtcatacatataacgtgattacatgacacagtacagtcacggatggaaattaaactccgtaaacatctgataatatattttaaaacataacggcagacagtcagctagccgcacgttcgttctgcaatcgttcgttcaggttgatgggcttttccgcaccggactgtcaatcacatagTAATAACCAGAGAGCGTcgtaactctatggttttggctccaaatcgacaacatggccgcgcccgccattgagcttcaaaacgtgttttagagacccacggagagtcaatgggtgacgtcacagtagctttgtccatattttttacagtctctggtttcaTCACGCCATGCAGTGCTTCAAGTTTTCtcaataaatacttttaaatatgcAGACATTTTACCGGTTAAGCAGTTAGCTCCAACACGATTAACGTTAGCAGGAAAGCTATGGAATAGCGATAGAGCACTGCATACGGTCCAGCATTTTACACGACACACAATAATGCCACGTCATTACTCCAGGGTCCTCAAGTCCACGGGGTGTCGCTATTTAGGTCGGAACGAATGTCTGAAATGAAGCGGGCCACAATTGAACGACGCACCTCCGATATTTCCGGCCAGTTCAGCGCGTCAGTGTTGTCAAATCAAGAGCGGAGCAGGAGCCTGTCAATTCAGCTGGACCCCTCATTGTTATCTAATACTGCGAGCTCTTTAGAGTATTCTGCACAAAAAATGGTTCTGCTGACAATGATTGCTCGGTTGGCGGACGGGCTGCCGCTCGCCGCGTCAATGCAAGAAGACGAacaggtttgattttttttgtatagtAGGTATAATCCAGGGTTCACAAGGAAGCTTGTTAGCTTGCTAAATTACCAAAATTagtaaatacaacaaatatattCACGTAGCGAACTAGTATGAGGCATTTTCTCGAACCATATTTAGCTAGGTAATCAACACTAGTTATTTACATTCCTCACTAGGTAAGCTGATTTGTGAAAAGTATCAGTCAGCATAGGatagcagattttttttcagtacaaacacagTTGTTGACCTTTTGTAAATGCATTCCTCTAGGGGAGTGTCATCATCCTGAATGCCCCTGATTGGGGGAATGAATGCCCTGATCAGTAACTGAACATTATGATCAGAGAAATGTGAGTGCCTCATATTTATTACAGAAATATGCGTCTTGCATTTATGGAATTATGGTATTTTTTTGTTACTAGTAATTTATGTTGCTAGTAATGTCTGTAGTGTTGATAAACGGATGCCATTTTACAGACTGGTAACAGGGTGCTATCTTTAAAATCTACctctctcacttctctctctcccactctctgtctctctctctctcctactctctctctctctgtctgtctctctctctctccagtgttaGCCAGGGATGTCCTGGATGGGATAGAGAAGCAGATTCCCTCCTTCCTGGGGTTGAAGTTCAGTGGTAGTGACCTGCTGGACTTTGGCCAGTGTGTCAGTTACTGTCCGTCGGACTGCTCAGTCCTTTATGACGTggatgaggtaaaaaaaaaaataaaaaaaacccacataaCACACAATTAGACCTGGAACGGTACAGGGGAGATGGGAAAGGGAAGAGTTACAGCATTTGGagttgtgggggtgggtggggcgaCGGTAGGGGTGGAGGGATGGATGCAGACCTGCGAAAGACTGgaagaaaagggggaggaggaggagggtgtggCTTTTGGATGGGAGAACAGAGGGACCGAGCAGCGGGAGAGCAGTTCTACTGCAAGTTGGAGTTGTTCCAGATCCTTCCGCGAACACTCTTTGGAAGTTTTAACCGGCGGCCGATGGCAGCCATGCGGACGGACCGGGCCCTGccctggttctggttctggctctggttctggttctggttcggGCTCAGTATCTGCGGCGACGACCCGGAGCAGACGACGCCTGGGCCCGGGCAGAGTTGTGACGGGACCACGGGGGGACGGTGCGACAGGAACCTCTCTTGCGTGCCTGACTACACCCCAGATCCAGGGGATGAAGCCGGGGCTGGAGTCTGCGTCCGTGAGTCTCTTCCCCTCTGCAACAGACAGacgctcagtgttaaatcaactcttacagagtgcaaCCGAGTCCCCAACTGGAGTCATGTTTGCTCTGTTAAGGGTTGAATCAACACTGGGTATTTTACTCGGCAATAACACAAACAATGCAATAACACGGTGATGATATTCTCACagttatatatacattttttaaaaatgcgtaCGTTTTATGGGGCCGCTGGGTATTTcacgcagtaaaaaaaaaaaaacacttgcagcACACGATGAGCGCCGTGGTCTCAGAAGGAATCTGACCCGTGCCCCTGCCTGTGACGTGCGCGCTCTGCACGTGCACGGCTGAGTGGCCGCAGCGCGAAAGGGAAACAGCTGGAGTGTCAGGCACGTGTTCAGGCACCAGGTTACGCTTGCGTAACTACAAATTCGGGTGTGACTGGAAATGCCCaacgtaatttaaaaaaaaaaaaatgtttttttaaacttttaaaatctcatttctAGCTCTTCACGGAAGAATAGAGCATAAGTGATTTCAAATTTGTCAAAATTCAAGCTAATATAATGTAGTGCTTGGAGGTTAATTATTCATGTAGTAGTTGAATAAATTATATGTTGATATTAATTCTAACTTCAGTATTTATCAAGGGCAAGTGGGCACAGTAAAATCTGCATATTAACTATGCACGTATTTAGTGTTATTAATGTGTGGTGCGGAAATGGGGATAGTTTCAAAATAACTAGTATGAAACTATGTTCTGTGGATTTATTAGGATCTGGGTTATTTAAACAGGTTCAGGTTTAATAAGCAGCATATGAAAATAAGTGCttaattattttctcatatcagtcaaatatttatttactgacaTAAACGACAGCAAACAAAATTGTAGGAGCATAATTGCAGTGGCTCTGTACAAACAGACCTATATTTTGAGACCAGTGgtagaaaaaaatggaaaattaatcCAAAAATTGGAAATTGCTTCATCACTAAGAATCAAACtaacatttacagaaatatggACACTGCACTTCTGCTATCTAGCAGACACTCTTAACCcaagcgacttacacagcttttgcatttttacattgcatccatttatacagctgaatatacactgaagcaatgcaggtttgataccttgctcaagagcaCAATTGCAGCGTCCAACCTgtgaattgaacctgcaacctccctaaccattatgctataCGGACACAACGTATTCACAAGCTAAGATAACACGAGAGAAAGACACTTCCTACTCTGTTGTACTGCTGGTAAGCGCACTGTACATTAACCTTCATTTTCCGAAATTGCTTGGGAACCTCCAGGGGTAACCCCGCCTGCAGGCTGCGTCCCCTGTTCAGAGGTGGAGTGTTCGTTGGAGAACTGGGAGTGTCCGGGGGGTTACGTCATCGACCCGTGCGGCTGCTGCCCGCACTGCGCGCGACAGCGGGGCCAGATGTGTGGGGGCCCccactgggggaggggctactgCGACAGGGGCCTCACCTGCGCCCTCATCCTGGGAAACGCCCCCGCCACGCCCCCAGAAACCGGGGTCTGCaaaggtgagagagggacaggggctATCTTCTAaataacgggggggggggttctgcaaATTACTCACCCTGACACTTAAtgcaatacaacacaaaactatagaatacaatacaatacaatgcaatgcaaaacagTACAAAACAATATGAGAAGCTCTCTCTTTTTACAGATTTGCAAAAATTACCTGACAAGGACAGTGCACACTAATCAACATTTAGGTAAATATGCTTGAGTTAGCAAGTaagctcattttcatctgtagtccctgggcaggttcAACAAAAATCAAAGGACATAGCACCACATGTTAACAGTGCATCAGTGCATGACATTGTAGCGGACATAATTCATCATAATCGGTGGTTTCAGGGTGGTTCTACACATGCAGTTATATTGTGTGCCCGTCTGTGTTAGGTAGACACGGTCCCTTTAAGAGAGTGCTTTCTGGGTAACGGAAGCTacgtttatttttgtttgagcaGCGCCATTTTCAGCTCGCTAGCTGTGTGCgctaaaataaatgacacacaAATGTTTGTGTAGTCAAAGGTAGAAATTGTTTGTCTCTACTTTCCTACAATTCCTAcaacatcatcaataaatacatccatacaaaaacaaagcactcTTGACTCTTCCCCCCCTCATTTCCATCCTCTCTCTGGCCCTCCCCGCTCTgaccctcttctctctctctctctgttctctctctctctctccctctctccctcccatcctCCTCTACGCCCTGCCCCCAGCTCTCCCAGGGACCCAGAGATACCCCTGGGTGGACAAGCAGTGCCCCTGGGTGTGGGGGTGCAACGTGAGGATGTCGTCCTGCGACTGCTACGGCGAGCAGACCTGCCACAGGGTCTTCAGATACCGCCACCTGCAGGACTGCCGGAAAGTCATGGAGGGTGGGGCGCTTGCACGGTCGCTCGTAGACTCGCTAACATTGCCTAACTTACATCACTCCAAGTTAAACTAGCCgttcgttccctgcacttggtactgtacttctctctagggttttcaacacacttgttcctggttatggttgtacagtttgttgtacgtcgctctggataagagcctctgccaaatgcctgtaatgtaatgtaatgtaacattaacCAATGGAAATACGGAACATGGAATGAGctggagggggttggggtggggtggggtggggggttagtaGCGATTACAGAGTTGGGAGGTGGGTTGATGGTGGTGGTTGATAGCGATCGTGTGGGGAGTGATGAGTGTTGGTAGGTAGCGctcgtggcggggggggggctgtttagGTAGCGATTGcggattggggtggggggggtgaagatCATGGTAGGTAGCGATTGTGTGGGGGGTGTTTAGGTAGTGATCACaaatcttggggggggggggggggcggctggatTTATTCTCAAAGATATGGAGCAAAACGTGTCccatattcaataaaaatatggaaGCCCTTTTTTACTTTCCAGTTACAGGACGATTCCACATTTTACTGGATGGTGGGCAGGCCTTTTCACCATACGTCATCCACGCATTAACTGGCCAAGCCGTGCCTGACTGAAAATGCCAGTGATAGTTCCTATGTTCACAAATATAACAAGGTCTGCTCAAGCCAGAGCCAGCCCTAGGGCTTTGGAGGCCCCAAGCAAGAATGTTTGGGGGTGAACACcatgcaattaaaatgccttccaaaaacaaaatatgtaacTTGTGAGTTGTGTGGTCCAGGTATGATTGTGGTCCTAAAGGACAGCatagagtgtttatgccagcggCCAGCTCTGGCTCAAACTATAGCCATCACTGATCACTCCACACAGCCAGAGATACGATGAGTCTGCTAAACACAATAGATAAACACAAAGGTCCCTGGCCAAAGGAGCAGGTCATACTCAAAATATTTCCCAGTATGCTTTGTCACAGTCTGCAGTGGACATTCACCTGCTGAATCACATCTctaaacttttatttggcagacgcttttatccaaagcaacatacactAAGTGcgtactgaaggtcattggaacaagtACAGTACAATACCACAGgcccgataaggtacaatactcattttgtaacagttattcatagccatgaacacattgaGTCCTGTTCACACAGCAAAtgttactctctgacctaacctatgctacgTCAAACTAGGAAGCATGACGACAAGCTACAACAACGTACAATATACGTGCTggatggagggaaagaaaggtCCCCAACAATGGGAGGacaatagtattattattgaggacaaTTAGTAacagtcctcaataataataataataatacattttatttatgaggCGCCATTCTGAACACTTAAGATCACATGGTATTAAAATGGATAGAAGAATGACAAGACACTACAGATACATTCATGATATTAAAAACAGTTAGAAAAGATAAAGACACTGCACTTACAGGAcgtggtatttaaaaaaaacaaaatacccGGCACGTACAGGCACAGACACCCCACATGCACGGTACTCGGTTCCAGGGGTGTCCGACTGTAGTCTGGGAGGGGCTGCAGCGCCCGCCATTTTTTTGGTGTGCTTCAGCGAttcagtcactgattggctgaagagaaTTCCCACGGAAAAAGGGGAAAACCACAGAAATGTGCAGAGACTGCAGCCCCCTGGAGTCTGAGGCCCCCCTGCTCCATTTTGAATGCATCTGGGTCCAGAACGGTTGAGCGTGCGCgcgttatttattttatttattttttaaactgacgcCTGTCTGTCTTGCCCATCAGAGGACAGGCTGTACGAGATGGAAATTATAGAAAAGAtggaaagaggagaagaagaagaagagtggACCTGCATGTTGATGGGCTGCAAGGTCCAGGAGGACCGGTGCGTGTGCCAGATGGGAAGCTGTGGATCGCAACTCTCCAGGGGTGAATGTGAAAAGGAGCTGAGTGAGTGACACCGTCTGTCAATACCGTGATAACATTTAAACATGAAGCCGAAGTGTCCGCTTAAAACCCCCcaacaccattttattttggttatgagtcactttaaacattttgcattggggggggggggggggggcagttggtAGTTTAGCATAATCGATGTGGAACCGGGCTTGTAAGTGAACATTTGAGTCCGTATATATTAATGGATTGCATATAAAAGAACGTAAGCTATacaagtctctctggataaagAGTGTCGGTTAAATGTCTAATAATGTATAGGGTGGAAGagcacaaatgtgtgattagactgttcttaactgaaaattctaatgctgatgtcacaatcaccactggtaattaaagcaatggagttctagaacactgacttagaataataaaatacaaaaaatatccCAGAAAACCTGCTCTATAAACATAAccaagctttttttccccattcagcT
Encoded proteins:
- the LOC118224670 gene encoding cysteine-rich motor neuron 1 protein-like, with product MDADLRKTGRKGGGGGGCGFWMGEQRDRAAGEQFYCKLELFQILPRTLFGSFNRRPMAAMRTDRALPWFWFWLWFWFWFGLSICGDDPEQTTPGPGQSCDGTTGGRCDRNLSCVPDYTPDPGDEAGAGVCVRVTPPAGCVPCSEVECSLENWECPGGYVIDPCGCCPHCARQRGQMCGGPHWGRGYCDRGLTCALILGNAPATPPETGVCKALPGTQRYPWVDKQCPWVWGCNVRMSSCDCYGEQTCHRVFRYRHLQDCRKVMEEDRLYEMEIIEKMERGEEEEEWTCMLMGCKVQEDRCVCQMGSCGSQLSRGECEKELKRLRCASVTCPVVPVPSCPPDSFLTKPYIPLHQCCPQLPALCTCDFEKCPAKPPDCPPGHRAHIVTRGNGRPGNCCHRYLCRPGEESATQNRDEEEE